CCTAATAGATTTGAAACAAAGCTAATTAAACAGGTTTGAAAAACTCAAATAATCACTGAGTGGAGATACTTCTTAAAGAATGGTGAGCCCCAATCTGTTTACTTACAGAAACAATTACTTCCCAGTGTCTTCCCCTTACACAATTATAACCAAAGTCTATTCTACTTGGCCCCTTTGATCTTCCATTAGCAGGCATTTTTAATTGTCTTTTTGAGAACGTTGAATATTCTTTTGTAGACTTCTTCAGAATGAAAGCCTTCTCTTTTGTTTCTCAATTAATTGTTTATAGAGAGCTTTTCTAAAACATCCCTGCTCATTCACATACtgtatggccaaatgttttggatcaccctatagaattatttAATTTTGCATCAGAAAGtcgcatgaaacctgctgaataataatattatgttaacatattgaattacatatcgctttgtagttttccatatactcaacaaaaaactgacaaattaaaaaatgtgacatttcaaaatctaacatgaaatactatgctactattatggcttctaggtgatgcaaaacttttgaccatagatGTAGATCGTGTCTGGTATAGTGAAGGTCAGACACAATTGATTTTTTAGATAGCTGAGACAAGCACAAAAGATAGTGCAAGGTACTTCCGTCtgtgctgtgtatatatatatatatatatatatatatatatatatatatatatatatatatatatataaaaatatatatattattttttttatctttacagCTTTGCACCATTTGATACCCATGGTGTGTCTTGTCCAAATGGTAAGAACATCGAATGAAGCTCTTTTAACTAATGGGGTAACAAAACTGAAACTCCTGCACCCAGAAACTTCAAATGCTGCACCAGGGCATTTGAAAGCCCTGATTAATCACCGTCCTGTTGTCTTAAACATGACTACATTCAGAAATTAAGAGGAAGAATACAAATCGGGTCGGACATGGTAAATAAACCGATGCCTGCTCTGTTTAGGAAACCCTTCAGAGTGGCTGGTTTAACACTCCACAGGGCTCTACTCTTAATGCTTGTGTTTGTAGAGCCTGTTTTAACCTGCCCCAAAATCTGCCACTGTGCTGAGAAAAATGGCATGACAGCTGTGCATTGTGCCTCCCGTAACCTGGAAGAAATCCCTAACGACCTGCCGGGAGATACTGTGTCTTTGTTCTTGGACTCAAACAGAATCACCAAAATACCAAACAATGCCTTCAAAGATCTGAGCCATCTCCAGGAGCTGGACTTGTCCAAGAACTTGATCGAAATCATCGACATCGGAGCCTTCAACGGCGTGGCCGAGGGCCTCCGCTTACTGGACCTTTCCAACAACCACATCCAGAGTGTGCCCAAGGAGGCCTTTTCCAAACTAAAGGCAAAAATCCGCCTCTCTAATAACCCATGGCACTGTGAGTGTGTCCTGCAGGAGGCCTTGCGGGAGCTGAAGTTAGATCCGGAGACAGTCAATGAGATCAGCTGCCAGACCTCTGTCCAAGAGGAGTATTCAGGCAAGCCCTTGATCCAGGTTCTCGACTCCGGCATTAACTTTTGCAATTTTCACCACAAGACCACTGACGTGGCGATGTTTGTCACCATGTTTGGCTGGTTCACCATGGTCATCTCATATGTGGTGTATTACGTGAGGCATAACCAGGAAGATGCCAGACGGCACCTGGAGTACTTGAAGTCTCTCCCCAGCACTCAACTTACCAAGGACTTTGATACCATTAGCACTGTGCTTTAGCTCTGTTTTATTGTAATGGAATTCAAATATTCATTCCCTCAGTTTCTGTAGTGTACAGCAGTTCTGAAAGATCAGGATAGTGAAAATGTGTATGTAACACCAAGATACTGTatagtggtttatttatttatttatttatctttacttATATCTCAATCTTAAAAATCTAGGTGAttcaaaacttgtggccatagctgtattttaaaaataaatagcgataacatttgcaattttttaaaatattaaatcaattaattcaggaattattttacctggcagatCTTTACGTTCATTGTCAGCAGACTATGCTTTGATGCAGATTAATTTCGAACCCTGTTTACAGCCTCTTCGCAACCTTGTGCTCAGTCTGTCagtttgcagcctctctgtttCCGGTGTTAATGAAAGGGCTACAGGCTGTTCGGATAAGTCAGACACAACCTGATTGGTAACTGGCATGtcttgactaaactcgttctcGAAATCTAGGCTTGTGCCACTATACTCCTGTTATTGGATTTGCTTCCCATGGTGTTGCATACCAAATTTCTTAATTCTGTCATGAATATTTTCACTACTAAGAttagactttatttatttattatcataatcgATATCAAAAAGTGCTTAGAACACTTACTCGTTATTGTGTGAATACAAGTATATTGCAGGAATAAGAAGAGGAAACAGCAACAGCATGTTGTGAGTTTTAACTCCATGCAGTGTTTAGTATGGTTTAAACTGTGAATTCTGCTCTGAAGGATTTGATACTGTGACCGACTGGCTTCATGTTATTACCAAAGCACATTTTTTTCAAGTGGAGAATAAACCACTGCACTATTACGTAAACAATTGTAAAGTTTATAAAACATAAACAGTTTATTGGATAGCACCCAAATGCAACCTGAAGCATCTATAAAAGACTATGAGTTTAGAGCAGATCAGCAACATTTCAGGACAGTTATCAATCCACTATGTAATGTGACAGCGTCACGACAGGCAGACCAACATGAACCTAAAAATAACGTGTTAGATAATTATACTAACACATTATGTGAAAACAATCTAGAAACTaattatgtgattttttttttttttttttaatcaattaccCTGTAATATATATCATGTAAATAGGGGCAGATGACAATTTTGAAGACAGAAATAGAATCCACCTACAATTTTGTGATATAGGCTTCTATCAATTTTactatcacaaaaaaaaataatgttttaatgcaaCAGTAATGCAAACATAAAAACATCTCGGTCACGCCTCACATGCCTCGCACTCAACCACGGGGTGTAGTTTATATCTATGACGTTGTGTTTAGACACACATGTTTGGGTGTCTGCATGAAAcctaaacaaaaactaaatcttCACATACAAATTTTGCTTAGCCTATTTGGAGGATTATATGGTTCCcgtaagtgaaaataaatatttcatgcaattgtgaaaaaaattaattcaGTTGGTAAAATTAGGCTTCAGTATGTAATCACATGATGGTttaacacgtttttttttaaagagggaaacattaaatacatttttagctCTCAGGACCTATATGAATTTAAGGAGTAACTTTGGTCTCGATATGTAAAAGCTGAATTTCATTTTTGAAATGCGGCTAGATTATTAATATACTGTTCTTAAGGTACCTTTACATACCAGTACTGTGAGCAACACCAGCGAATGTTTAGCCTACAGTTGTTGTAACTAAAgtattattgtatatatgtgtgtgtttgtatgctcTACAATTATGTGAGTTGTATGTCATGTAAAGTTTTATGTATTGTCTTATTCACAATTGCCACTTTTTGAAATATAGCctagtttatattaaaatgtttatgcttgttttttttttaaatttgattgcCTAGTTTTGCTGCCTTATGGCTTTAAaagtattatatacatatataatatgtttCTCATAGTATTAACTTAGCATTCTAATTGAACTATGGATGGTATTTCAAGACAGTGTGTAACATACATTTATTAATTAACAATATTAAAGCATCAATACATGTTCTTAAACAGGGAGTGAAAGAACATGAAGTCATAGGGGTTGACCTAGGACCTACCAGCTTCTACACTCCATCGTTGACTTGGAGGCAGGGAGAGAAGCAAAGTAAATCAAGACCTCTAAAATGAAAGAGAGATAGTGTGAGACTGatcaaaataaacagtgcactTTAGAAATGAGGGTTGGCCTAATCTTGCATTTTGGGGAGACTGAACAATGGTATTGCACAGAAAGGGGGCAATCAGCGTAGACACAAAGGAGACAGCAAAGAGTTTGTTTATGTAAAATGATCAGGGAAAAATAACACATCTGCCTTCTGTAGCATTCTGTATCTTTTCCATTTACGTGATGTATATAATCTCAGGGCTGTGCTGCTCTGATTAATTCAGTTACAATATTGTAATCTTCTGACTTCACCTGATTGTGAGCTTGCTTGAAGAATCCATTGAATAGACTTCCACATTCCATTTAAATCAAGATTTTAATGAGAAGACCATATCACAAGTGCAGTCATTCCCCAAAATGCTTTCCATTTTCTGTGAATACCGAATGACTAGGTGGTTATTGCCCATTAATCCACTTGTTTACTAAATACCTTAATATCCCTGATTAGATTATTGCCCCCTTTTCAAAAATAAGCCAAAGGTTGTAACAAGCAAGAAGTCCCAGAAGTGCATTGCTAAATGTAATCCAGAATAACTTGGAgggatatttgttcttcattgtCCTCAAAGAAATGTTTCTGCAAGAATGGCTGCCATCATTCATACATCATTAAGTATGAAAACTGTCTTGGCAAGCACCATTGTAGAAACAAAATTGAGGTTAAAAGAAGGACAAACAACCCCACAAAGTTACTCTGCATTGGCAGTAAATGGATACTACACTAATTGGATGTCTTGCTTATTGAAGTCTGTTGCCAATTTTTGAAGAGGAGACCATTATCTGTTCAGAGTTACtaaaatatttagaaaacaaGTGAGAGCAGGTAAGGCCTCTGAGTCTTTGATTTCTCACTGAGTGTGATGTAAGCCAGATTTCTAAACTAGTTCTATACTATGGTTGAGATTTTGCTAAAGCTTGTTTACATACTGTAATGCATTCAAGCATTGAGAGGAACTTGTAGTTCCTCGCGCCAATTTATcagcgaagcgcgagaactgccagactctatacagcaaggatagtttatgtgttttttgagggtattggcgcagcaaaagtaaatcagccaaaagcacaatttaatttttaatttgtatttcccaacactcttaggtgaaatgtagaaaaaaaaagtcaatacctgtcatacagtaagataaataagttgccaaagtaaggtaaaaatgtcctcctttttctcccaatgtatttttttgcagaccccaggcacattTATTCATGCATAGGtgtattacaggacatccaagtttaatgacaattaacttgttttgtcaacatggaaatatactagggaacgcacttattTTGACatatgtatcatttatattaaacgatttattgatattttaaaatggactagtcgcACGCATCACACACcaaaaagaaatacttttttgaaGACCCCAGGGAGTGTTTTCCACccatatatatattacaggacatccaagttttaatgacaattaacttgttttgtcaacatggaaatatactaaggaacccacttattgtgacgtctatgtcatttatattaaattatttatttgtgttttaaaatggaacatttgcctacaaaaaatatattttatatataaatataaaaaaaggtctgaCATGCGTGGGATTTGATAAAACTATaaagtttgcaagcgtgttgtgttacactgtcagtgctacatgattagttgagacaagcagtattttgaaaggtGAAGTCAGCCAGCTCaggactttgttatattttggagatttttcgagtcatcgtcatcatcatcagcatcatcatcatcatcatcatcattctgagactgatcttgagctctgaaaaatgttggtttcctgtcagtgtaatgctcattgtggtccctattggcacaaggaagtacggttccttTCAAtgctggttgatgagagtaacgctatttgtggtccccactggacaaaaaggaacatacatttttctgagaattagctatgctgaaggacaGCCTATATagttggtaaaagtaaaacaataataaatattgaaataaatgaaaacataaatcAATAGACAATAAAtcaatttctttctttatcttgatatttcttttttcactatcatataaacactgccatttaatactgtatgaaatgaaaataaatactcaaccgttcttgttcaattgtatattagtgaagatttttgtacataaaggtagtcatgctttcatatatttttactttcaaattaaaaaatatatattgtaacgacctggacaattgctttgttgcaggacttgttgtcggTTCAGTTTGTCTTTTATATGTTAcctgtattgtaaggggaacaggtcataccgttacttagcatgggagggggagtgagtgaaCGAGTGGACATGCCTGCACATGCCACATGGTTGTACCTTTACCAGGTATTCAATTTAAGTCTATTCCATTCTAAAGCATCTAATGGTTTATTTGATATGAATATGATCAAATTGCACCCAAGTTCCCCCTACTTCAGCctgaaaatcataaaaaaattaaacctgaaaaccagaagccctacaTAAAGGGTTTGATCCCTtgtaaaggtttaccacagtattttcgCAGTGTATTTTTGAAGTTTTACCTTGCTTTTCCTTTGGTTTTACCATGCAATTacaatagtttaccctggtttgcaatgtttttaaatatgttttagcaTGCTTTGCTggtctttaccatgcttacctatgctttaccatgctttcactctgctttattacactttgctgtacttttactgtgggaaaacctttataagggttacCACAGACAATGTTACCACATTGAACCCTATTGATAAGTGAGTcaaatttaacattaaaaaatagtAAATCACCTGTTTACTATAGTTTAAGATGAAAATACGTGTATTTTTAGAGATCTATGTAGGGTGAACACTATTATGAGACACTGCTACTTTAATCTAGCCAGGAAAGCTCTCACATCCTAGCCAGCTGATGACTGATAAAGGAAAAGGGGAGCCTGATCTGATGGTGCAATATTTAAAGTAAAAGATAAAAGGCATCGTGTTTATTGGTCTGACTTCATTGCAGACTGTGCCAGGGACAGTAAAGCTGAAGTGTGCTGATGGTAGACCCAAGGCATTTTACATTCAAGATGAAAACTTTCAAATCTGTGACGCACATTTCACTTTTTGAATTCCTAACTCATTTTATCATTCCACATGTGTGGAGTATTTTGGAATATCATTTTTGGACAGTATAATTTCCTTTTGGCTTGCAGGTCTGTTTTAACTGTGCTACTGCAGTTGATATGCTTATCAAGTGTATTCTGTTTTGTATATGATGTCGGTTAGCAATAGAGGTTCAATACCAGTACTTTAAACATTATTTCTACTACAGCATTAAAGGTTTTGGTCACCTAAAATGCAGAATCATAGCGATATATAGCTGGATTACATCATTATGCTGTGCTCTCCAAAAAAGTAAATGGTACTGCAAAAATACAGACAGGCTTTTAATGGCTCATGGCAATCTGCTTGaaattttctttgttttgtttcttgaaaAAAAATTTATGGTTTAAGAGAACACTTTCCTTTGACTGCAAGCTGTTAATATGATAATGGATGAGTCAGCATGTAGTACCCTATTTTGCTTTTCCAAAGGGTCTATAGAAACCGTCTTTGTTTCCATTCTGCTTAACTTATTTAATGGCAACTGGATTATCTGCCAATTGGGACAAATATTCCTGTATTCTGCAACTTTATTCATTCTTGCTGCTGTACGTCACAATTTGTTTGTCTGatagtaaatatattttatataatctgTAAAAAcacagtcattttgattggaCTGACCTTGAAAAATGTATAGAAAATCACTACTATAGCGTATGATACAGGGTCATCAGTTGCTTTTTAAGGAGATTTATGAAATTCCATCGGTCCATTCCATTGGTCTTTTACTGTAAAAGACCAATACCTGCTAAACTGTGTTCATTAATGTGTCACTCCAGAAGGTCACAGAGCATTTATTCCACCCTATGCTGAGGAGAGGTTTCCCCCCCTGCCCGAGGTGAAATTAGTTTCTAGAACATTCATTATGCCCTCTAACCTGATGTCAGCCTGACATATTGAATCTGTGGAGTCAAACGCATTTAGAAGTAAATGTTGGGTCTCCACTGTTGGAACAAAGCATACATGTCTCTTTAGAGCACAATATAGGTTGTTCAGTCATTCAAAACAACTTGAGAGGATGACAAATACATGATTGACTGTGGGTTATCAATGAATCCTAGAACAGGTatgtggtgggttatgggaggaagtgacgtgacccagaagtgatggagacaggaagcacgtaGTTGGGGGTTGGATTTTTATTTACAACACCCACAAAAATACAAAGTCCCGAGCAGTGGGTTCCAACACAattgcagcaaacaaaaaaaacctgcctcTATTACCAGCTATGGTAAGAAGAGGcttgcaatgaaaacaaaatagtccaaaacagaagagaaacactgccacggGGTATTTCAGTGATCCACACAGCATAGCAGGTGGCTCGGGCTCCTTCAAAAACAGGATAAGTAATTCCTGAAGCTGTCAAGGATCACAGGGAAAAGTCCGGGCTCGAAGGCAGCCGGCCTGGGAATCCTTAGTCTGGATATAAGCAAAACAACCAaatgaacaaaacacagagcTCACGCAGTACAACTGTCTCAGTCCAGGACAGAGGGCCCAAATGGCAGAActcccacagcctaaatagtgccgagccccaCCCCTACAGccagtgcactgccccacctcagccaaccgtcgagcgcagcacagctgattgcaataatggggctcaaccatgaggtccggcaccaagttaagatggccgccaccactgcggcttctgccccaaccatgactcagcctttctcctctgtctcggtccttcctgcacagcgctgccagtagtcgtgagggtgaattacaagagggactcctttcactcctgtcacaagGTACTATAACTATCGGTAACTgggttatcattattattattattattattattattattattattattattattattattattattattattattatttatttcttagcagacgcccttatccagggcgacttacaattgttacaagatatcacattattttttacacattattttttacatactgttacccatttatacagttgggtttttactggagcaatctaggtaatgtaccttgctcaagggtacagcagcagtgtcccccacctgggattgaacccatgaccctctggtcaagagtccagagccctaaccactactccacactgctgccctatacatacaaatacatttggTGTCAAATTCTTTAAACTACAGTGGACACATTGACAATGAAAATGCATAAAAacctgtaaaaaaatataaaaaatgaagagttctttgtattttttatgcaaTTTTTTCTTTGGATGTTTGACTGGTGCTCCAATATTGATATTTCCCTATAGCTATTATAAGGTCAGAGCATCACATGACACTTTAGAATGAGTAATATAAATAATTGTCAGTCACTTAGAAATCCTCATTGAGCAGTAACGTCATCTGAAATCTAGTTTGAGACAGGGGAAAAAACAATTGGAGATTCATCACTCACTCTCTTATATAAAAGTCAACATTCTTTATGATTGTTTGTTTTAGGTCACTTAGCTTCTTATTCTAAGCTTATATAGGTGTTCATGGGAAAGATGTAAATCTATATACAGTAGACTAGTTAATCTGAACCCTGGTAGTCCAAATTGATCTGTGTAATCTGAACTATGCTAGCATACAAGGTTAAAGGACAAGGAACATCTTTGTATGCAAGTGTCAATataactattatatatatatatatatatatatatatatatatatatatatatatatatatatatatatatatatatatatatatactgtttaattattgataattattattattcatattgatATCatgtacaaatatttttttggaatacattttgtattttgtatttatttttatattgttaaaaGGTCTAATGAAGAGAATACTGTTGAATGACTGAGATACATGGCAGACTGGgatgtcactgttttgaattgTCTTTTCAGTTGAACTGAAGTCTGTgaggtgcctcaggtatgatttttttatttatttattttatttggtaagtgattgtgatggggtgccagctcgctcctataatttgtgtttattattgttatttttactgttgtttttcttagaattcttgtttgttttggattggcagggagggggttaaattcctccctgtaaaatacatgtgagaatgtggctggagccttaagtgtttaattgttaattattagttaattgggctccagccacagactataaaaggcaggtgaaaccctttgtgtggaggGTTTTtgtgtgagtttgtttgttggtgtgctgtgctgtttagtttttttgagaaagaaactgtagtgaaggctaatgcccagcctacatttctgtattttgtttaaaccttttgtttgggcccttgtgcctatttatttgattttttttttgtttaataaagatcattattttgccccttccactgtctctgagcctcaaacctctgtcatcttgCCACAGTGATATACGTGTATTGAGAACAAAGCAAACCAGAACATAAGAaagtaagaaagtttacaaacgagaggaggccattcggcccattttgcttgtttggttgttagtagtttattgatgccagaatctcattaagcagcttcttgaaggatcccagggtgtcagcttcaacaacattactggggagttggttccagaccctcacaattctctgtgtaaaagagtgcctcctattttctgttctgaatgcccctttatctaatctccatttgtgacccctggtccttgtttcttttttcaggtcaaaaaagtcccctgggttgacattgtcaataccttttagaattttgaatgcttgaatcagatcaccacgtagtcttctttgttcaagactgaatagattcaattcttttagcctgtctgcatatgacatgccttttaaacccgggataattctggtcgcttttcttgcactctttctagagcagcaatatcctttttgtaacgaggtgaccagaactgaacacaatgttctagataaggtattactaatgcattgtaaagttttaacattacttcccttgatttaaattcaacacttttcacaatatatccgagcatcttgttggccttttttatagcttccccacattgtctagatgaagacatttctgagtcaacataaactcttaggtctatTTCATAGAAACCCAGTATGATAAGGTTGATATAATAAATTGTTTCTTTGTGAGGTGTCGTGGCATACAGACAACAATGATGTTCTATAATATATGATGATAGAAGCTGTAGGAACCAAGCTTCAATttcaggtgatgtaaaatgtttaTAGCTGTTTCTGAATGTTTATTCAAATGGATATTACctactgtgatatatatatatatatatatatatatatatatatatatatatatatatatatatatatacacatatatatacagtatatatacatacatacacagtatatatatatatatatatatatatatatatatatatatatatataaggatgaACATATAACAAAGTACAAATTTAAGATCAGTACTCTAAACAAAACATGAATCTGAACAACTGAACAGATTAGTGAGAATCAAATGTACCTGTACTGTGTATATGCATGATCAATAATCTGCACATGTCTGTCCAACCTTCTTCAATGGCTCATTTTCATTGTCTTATTGATTAACAATACTTAAAAGATAATATGGTGGTGTTGACAGTGAAGTGATTAAAGAGGAAATAATGCAACTCCCAAGTGAATAGTCCCCAAGGTTGATTACACTGTTACTGATGAAGTCAGTGCACCATGACGTTATCACTCACTGTAGCACTCAAGGGCTCGGTGAGGAATGGCAGGCGATCCGGGTCAATGGTGAAACTGAAATCCTTTCAATGAGGaatataaataatgaaatgaaGAAGGCCGTAGACGTTGCTCCCTCACTACACTACACCAGAGCCAGAGAACGGCAAAAGGCCTAATTTATCAACACTTTTCCTGGGCCACGTGATTGATGATGTTAGTCCTGCTTATCACACTGTTAGACTAGCCAGTGTTAGGAAGAGATGGCagggctgtttatttatttttgcttcaatgaaaataaatatgtcTCAATGATTCAAGTGGTCCCTAAGAAGTAAGCTTGTTGCCATATTGTTTAAGGTTTCAGTACAGTCATAAATGAAAAGCATTATGACTTTATGTAAGTTATGCATAAAAgcagtgaaaatatatattttacattgctTAAATATGTGGTACTGGAAGACTTTAAATATCCAGTGAAACCTCTCTATAAAGGGGTGTGGGTTATCCactgacagacagggagagacatGGAAGTGATGTTGACAACAAAAGAAAAGCACGTGACCCTACCAGCAATGACATACAACAAAACGAACAGGAACAGAAAATGCAAacaggcaaaacaaaacactgaaaaacaaattgcAAACAAAAGGTGCCATGAATATGGTGAGCGCTACTCTGCTGTAAAGGAGGTCCCTCTGACACACCTCGCTATACCTGTGGGACTCCTTAAACTAATCTCTGTTCCTCATAACAATTAAAACCCAGACCCCAGTTCCACACACGGTGGTCTGCGGTTTTGGTACAATCCCAGTTATACATAAATTGTTCGAACTAACTCCAATAGAGTTATATCATGCTGCATCAAAATGATATATAGTGGTTGGTAGTTTACAGCATGTTAATCTTATTACAGAGGTAAGAGAGGCTTTATATCTTTGGGACTGCGGTGGACTTAATTCTTATTTTTGAAGGTAACGTTACATTGCTGTCAAAATGAGCAAATCTGTACTGTAGAAAGTGGCTTTTGTTGCAATGTGATCTTAATACTGAAGTGGCCTTAAGGTTTTACAATGCGGCCGTCACTGGCTTGAGATCCCGTCTTACACCATCCAACAATGTTTCTTGTAGTACCGGTATTGTAAAACAGCACAGAGTTACCTAGTAATTTCTCAAGCGAAATACAGTTAATATTTTAGTCCCAAAGGCCAGGTGTGTGCA
The Acipenser ruthenus chromosome 10, fAciRut3.2 maternal haplotype, whole genome shotgun sequence DNA segment above includes these coding regions:
- the LOC117400650 gene encoding leucine-rich repeat-containing protein 3-like, producing MVNKPMPALFRKPFRVAGLTLHRALLLMLVFVEPVLTCPKICHCAEKNGMTAVHCASRNLEEIPNDLPGDTVSLFLDSNRITKIPNNAFKDLSHLQELDLSKNLIEIIDIGAFNGVAEGLRLLDLSNNHIQSVPKEAFSKLKAKIRLSNNPWHCECVLQEALRELKLDPETVNEISCQTSVQEEYSGKPLIQVLDSGINFCNFHHKTTDVAMFVTMFGWFTMVISYVVYYVRHNQEDARRHLEYLKSLPSTQLTKDFDTISTVL